The following coding sequences are from one Pusillimonas sp. DMV24BSW_D window:
- a CDS encoding NAD(P)H-dependent glycerol-3-phosphate dehydrogenase, translating into MNATTVTPPNPLRVSVLGAGSWGTALAAIASRKSDTLLWARDAATAHAISQQRQNTRYLPNIVLPPALKATSHLDEALHHVCAVNPKVTNHLIILGVPVAGLEEVCTKIAPYLRQCSAFVSVVWTCKGFDPENGRLPHEIAQASLGDVSNVGLGVLSGPSFAKEVAQGLPVALTIASNSKTVIDDTTEALHGGPVRIYSSRDIVGVEVGGAMKNVMAIACGIADGLELGTNARAAIITRGLAEMQRLGQAMGGRADTFSGLTGLGDLVLTATGPLSRNRQVGLALGHGQPLADILATGITAEGVRCARAALQLGKHYNVELPITEAVCHVLFEGVSPQQAVSDLLAREAKAENIRT; encoded by the coding sequence ATGAATGCAACCACGGTAACCCCACCCAACCCGTTACGCGTTAGCGTACTGGGTGCGGGAAGCTGGGGCACGGCGCTTGCCGCTATCGCGAGCCGGAAAAGCGATACCCTTCTCTGGGCCCGAGACGCCGCAACCGCCCACGCCATTAGCCAACAAAGGCAGAACACGCGCTACCTGCCCAACATTGTGTTACCGCCCGCACTCAAAGCCACCAGTCACCTTGATGAAGCGTTACATCATGTTTGCGCCGTCAACCCGAAGGTCACCAATCACCTCATTATTCTGGGTGTACCGGTTGCCGGCCTTGAAGAGGTCTGCACAAAAATTGCACCTTACTTAAGACAATGCAGCGCGTTCGTCAGTGTCGTCTGGACCTGCAAAGGTTTCGACCCCGAAAACGGGCGGCTTCCGCACGAGATTGCACAAGCTTCGCTGGGCGACGTCAGCAACGTTGGGCTCGGTGTGCTCTCGGGGCCCTCGTTCGCCAAAGAAGTGGCGCAAGGCCTCCCCGTGGCGCTTACTATCGCCAGCAACTCAAAAACCGTTATCGACGATACAACCGAGGCGTTGCACGGCGGACCGGTTCGGATCTATTCAAGTCGGGACATCGTTGGGGTTGAAGTAGGCGGCGCCATGAAAAACGTCATGGCTATTGCGTGCGGTATCGCCGACGGGCTCGAATTGGGCACCAATGCCCGCGCAGCCATCATTACGCGAGGCCTGGCGGAAATGCAGCGGCTTGGACAGGCAATGGGAGGCCGGGCCGATACTTTTTCCGGCCTAACCGGGCTGGGCGACCTGGTACTCACGGCAACTGGGCCTTTATCGCGGAACAGACAAGTGGGCCTGGCGCTCGGCCACGGGCAACCGTTAGCCGACATTCTTGCAACAGGTATTACAGCAGAAGGCGTTCGCTGCGCAAGAGCCGCACTGCAATTAGGCAAACACTATAACGTTGAACTTCCCATTACCGAAGCCGTGTGTCATGTTTTATTTGAGGGGGTGTCCCCTCAACAAGCGGTTTCCGACCTTCTGGCCCGTGAGGCCAAGGCTGAAAACATACGAACTTAA
- the secB gene encoding protein-export chaperone SecB — protein MAEQDQAGANSQAKDPSFNLQRTYVKDLSLEMPNAPQIFLEQEAPNVEVSINVGGQQLADTIYESTVQVTVTTRINDKTLYLVEATQAGIFEAANIPADQLDPLLGIVCPTMLYPYLRATIADAITRTTMPALHLAEVNFQSLYEQRLAQAAEENKQQSAGIEIPPGATKQ, from the coding sequence ATGGCCGAACAAGATCAGGCTGGCGCCAACAGTCAGGCAAAAGACCCCAGCTTCAACCTGCAACGCACTTACGTTAAAGACCTGTCTTTGGAAATGCCCAATGCGCCCCAGATTTTCCTGGAGCAGGAAGCGCCCAATGTCGAAGTCAGTATCAATGTAGGTGGCCAGCAATTGGCGGATACCATTTACGAATCAACCGTCCAGGTTACGGTCACAACCCGCATCAATGATAAAACCCTTTATTTGGTCGAGGCGACTCAGGCCGGTATCTTCGAGGCGGCCAACATCCCTGCCGACCAGCTTGACCCACTATTGGGAATTGTGTGCCCAACCATGCTTTACCCCTACTTGCGGGCCACCATTGCCGATGCAATCACTCGCACCACCATGCCTGCGCTGCACTTGGCTGAAGTCAACTTCCAGTCGCTGTACGAGCAGCGTTTGGCACAAGCTGCCGAAGAGAACAAGCAGCAAAGCGCCGGTATTGAAATCCCACCCGGTGCAACAAAGCAGTAA
- the grxC gene encoding glutaredoxin 3, with the protein MATVTMYCTAVCPFCVRAEMLLKKRGVSEITKIRIDTDQEQRALMMERTGRRTVPQIYINDTHVGGYDELAALDRADKLVPMLSN; encoded by the coding sequence ATGGCAACAGTCACAATGTATTGCACCGCCGTTTGTCCTTTCTGCGTGCGTGCCGAGATGCTGCTGAAAAAACGTGGCGTATCCGAAATTACAAAAATCCGTATCGACACCGATCAGGAGCAACGTGCGCTCATGATGGAGCGAACCGGGCGTCGCACCGTACCCCAAATTTATATTAACGACACCCACGTCGGTGGTTACGACGAATTGGCCGCGCTTGATCGCGCCGACAAGCTCGTTCCCATGCTAAGCAACTAA
- a CDS encoding rhodanese-like domain-containing protein encodes MKGARASAVGVSQAVQLANQSNGVFIDVRSHEKFKGGSIPQAKNIPVADIDTKMSTLPKDKPIIVVCEHGRESATVAGKLRKNGFKEAVTLEGGLRKWIDAGMPVSGKH; translated from the coding sequence ATGAAAGGCGCACGTGCGAGCGCAGTCGGCGTGTCGCAAGCCGTTCAACTGGCAAATCAAAGCAACGGTGTGTTCATCGACGTACGCAGCCACGAAAAATTCAAAGGGGGCAGCATCCCCCAAGCGAAAAACATTCCGGTTGCCGACATCGACACCAAAATGAGCACGCTGCCCAAAGACAAACCTATTATCGTCGTTTGCGAACATGGGCGTGAATCGGCTACGGTAGCCGGTAAACTGCGTAAAAATGGTTTTAAAGAAGCCGTTACCCTTGAAGGAGGGTTGCGCAAGTGGATAGACGCCGGCATGCCGGTAAGCGGTAAACATTAA
- the gpmA gene encoding 2,3-diphosphoglycerate-dependent phosphoglycerate mutase: MHKLVLMRHGESQWNLENRFTGWTDVDLTETGRMQAQKAGELLKAEGFEFDLAFSSVLKRAIRTLWIALDAMDAMYTPVGLSWRLNERHYGALQGLNKSETAAKYGDEQVLVWRRAYAIAPNPLELDDPRHPRFDKRYAKIPADQLPATECLKDTVNRVVPFWNESIAPALRSGRKVLVAAHGNSLRALIKHLDGISDDEIVGVNIPTGQPLVYELDDELRPIRNYYLGDAAEIEAAMAAVAAQGKAKKG; the protein is encoded by the coding sequence ATGCATAAATTAGTACTCATGCGCCACGGGGAAAGCCAGTGGAATCTTGAAAATCGATTCACCGGATGGACTGATGTCGATCTGACTGAAACGGGTCGAATGCAGGCGCAGAAAGCGGGTGAACTGCTGAAAGCGGAAGGATTTGAGTTCGATCTGGCGTTTTCGTCGGTGCTCAAGCGCGCTATCCGGACTTTATGGATCGCCCTGGATGCCATGGACGCCATGTATACCCCGGTGGGGCTAAGCTGGCGTTTGAATGAGCGCCATTATGGCGCATTGCAGGGTTTGAACAAATCGGAAACAGCGGCCAAATATGGCGACGAGCAAGTGTTGGTGTGGCGTCGTGCGTATGCCATCGCGCCAAATCCACTTGAGCTCGATGATCCGCGCCATCCGCGCTTTGATAAACGCTATGCCAAGATCCCAGCCGATCAGTTGCCGGCAACGGAGTGTCTGAAAGATACGGTTAATCGCGTAGTTCCTTTTTGGAATGAGTCGATTGCCCCCGCCCTCAGGTCGGGTCGTAAGGTGCTGGTGGCCGCACATGGGAACAGTTTGCGCGCTCTGATCAAACATCTCGATGGTATTTCCGACGATGAGATTGTTGGGGTGAATATTCCCACCGGTCAGCCGCTGGTTTACGAGCTCGACGACGAGCTTCGTCCGATCCGTAACTATTATTTGGGCGATGCAGCCGAAATCGAAGCAGCGATGGCGGCGGTTGCTGCCCAGGGTAAAGCGAAAAAGGGCTAG
- a CDS encoding murein hydrolase activator EnvC family protein, which translates to MRYALGLAMLALWSTVAAADQTSAQLKARQAQMQQQQAELQDRINTLQKTIERQARSREDALDQLKASETAISVVVRELAELADEEKRVTQEQERLAQNIEQTRERIQVQRDSLADQLRAQYAGGLSPWTALLSGEDPHRIGRELAYLGYVSRSQAQAVRNLQETLGQLEALTQQLAQREAELVALRAQTSQKKAVLEEQKAERAQVLARAETALKQRRTEAETLEQDAQRLEGLVEGLQSAIKEQEAVERRERERLAAERRKREQEAAQRAERERIEREARERETEVVRVTPSEPVTTVEATEAETTPEETAGTQEPIAPLSGLRKGLPAPVQGQVLGRFGAERPDGGIWRGVVLRAPEGTAVRPVAAGRVVYANWLNGFGNLLIVDHGEGYLTVYAYNQSLLKKVGERVGPQDTIARVGATGGQVEPGLYFEIRHGGTPVNPLIWLAR; encoded by the coding sequence ATGCGGTATGCGCTTGGCTTGGCAATGTTGGCCTTATGGTCGACGGTCGCGGCGGCGGATCAAACTTCCGCGCAGCTAAAGGCACGCCAGGCGCAAATGCAACAACAGCAGGCCGAATTGCAGGACCGTATTAACACGCTCCAGAAAACCATTGAGCGTCAGGCACGCTCGCGCGAGGATGCGCTTGATCAGTTGAAGGCTTCCGAAACGGCCATTTCAGTGGTGGTGCGCGAGCTTGCAGAGCTGGCTGATGAAGAAAAACGTGTCACTCAAGAGCAGGAGCGATTGGCACAAAATATTGAGCAAACCCGTGAGCGGATCCAAGTTCAGCGTGACTCTTTGGCTGATCAGTTAAGGGCGCAGTATGCCGGCGGACTGTCTCCCTGGACTGCTTTGCTTTCCGGCGAAGATCCGCATCGCATCGGCCGTGAGCTAGCCTATTTGGGTTATGTCTCTCGCTCACAGGCACAGGCGGTGCGCAATTTGCAGGAAACCTTGGGGCAGTTGGAAGCGCTCACGCAGCAACTGGCGCAACGTGAGGCTGAACTTGTTGCCTTGCGGGCGCAAACCAGTCAGAAGAAAGCAGTACTGGAAGAACAAAAAGCTGAAAGGGCGCAGGTACTGGCTCGCGCTGAAACGGCTTTGAAACAGCGTCGAACCGAGGCTGAGACACTTGAGCAGGATGCGCAGCGGTTGGAGGGGCTGGTAGAGGGTTTACAAAGCGCGATTAAAGAGCAAGAGGCGGTAGAGCGTCGCGAACGGGAGCGATTGGCAGCCGAGCGCAGAAAGCGTGAGCAGGAGGCTGCGCAACGTGCTGAACGTGAGCGTATCGAGCGTGAGGCAAGGGAGCGCGAGACCGAGGTGGTTCGTGTTACGCCTTCCGAGCCCGTAACGACGGTTGAAGCGACTGAAGCGGAAACCACTCCTGAAGAAACCGCCGGCACCCAGGAACCAATTGCGCCGTTGTCGGGTCTGAGAAAAGGGCTTCCCGCACCGGTTCAGGGTCAGGTGCTCGGACGTTTCGGCGCTGAACGCCCGGACGGCGGCATTTGGCGTGGTGTGGTTTTGCGTGCCCCTGAAGGAACGGCAGTCCGCCCGGTTGCCGCTGGACGTGTGGTTTACGCCAATTGGCTGAACGGTTTTGGCAACTTGCTTATTGTGGACCACGGTGAGGGTTATCTAACTGTTTATGCCTATAACCAAAGTCTGCTTAAGAAAGTGGGGGAGCGTGTGGGGCCGCAGGATACGATTGCCAGGGTGGGCGCAACCGGTGGGCAGGTTGAGCCAGGCCTTTATTTTGAAATTCGGCATGGCGGTACGCCGGTTAACCCGCTGATTTGGTTGGCGCGTTAA
- a CDS encoding S41 family peptidase, with amino-acid sequence MGTRKIGRFGLVMSGIVGGVLLSLGISAVAQRGEPLPLKELQQFANVFSAIKSSYVEPLGDKDLMDDAIRGMFSDLDPHSAYLDPEAFKEMEAITQGGFGGLGIEIGSEDGMPKVIAPIEDTPAARAGIMSGDIITHIDGKPTKGLTLSEAVKLMRGEPQTSIVLTIRRAGQDKPLVVKIVRDMIKVRSVRSKMLPDDIAYVRISQFQERTVSDLAKQLRELGGAGAPKGMVLDLRNDPGGLLDAAIGVSSAFLPPDVLVVSTKGRIPSANREYFAKPVDYVRSFGGGINNDYAFPEWARAVPLVVLINVGSASASEIVAGALQDHDRAKVLGNRSFGKGSVQSVLPLSEDSGIKLTTALYYTPNGRSIQATGVEPDITIDDTAQGNLFRIPREADLEHHLSNGSSAPEVVTPTDDEEEINPDIKMFEIGGEDDFQLKQAVNFLQGRKVSQNELEAKPATDAEKKNDVSRVEPEQSTPARLSDTPSGTVERYRVTPDGMIKVE; translated from the coding sequence ATGGGCACTCGCAAAATAGGTCGGTTTGGGTTGGTTATGTCAGGTATCGTGGGCGGGGTCTTGCTCAGCCTGGGTATTTCGGCCGTGGCGCAACGTGGTGAACCGTTGCCGTTAAAAGAGCTACAGCAGTTTGCCAACGTTTTTTCCGCGATTAAATCCAGTTATGTTGAGCCATTGGGTGATAAAGACCTGATGGACGATGCAATTCGCGGCATGTTCAGCGATCTTGACCCGCATTCCGCTTACCTGGACCCGGAAGCCTTCAAGGAAATGGAGGCCATTACTCAAGGCGGTTTTGGAGGCCTGGGCATTGAAATTGGCAGTGAAGACGGTATGCCTAAAGTGATTGCACCTATCGAGGACACGCCCGCTGCCCGTGCCGGTATTATGTCCGGCGACATCATCACGCATATCGATGGCAAGCCTACCAAGGGTCTAACTCTAAGCGAAGCGGTTAAATTAATGCGGGGCGAACCGCAAACGTCCATTGTTTTAACCATTCGTCGCGCAGGCCAGGACAAGCCGCTTGTCGTGAAAATTGTGCGCGATATGATCAAAGTGCGTAGTGTGCGCAGCAAAATGTTGCCCGACGACATCGCCTACGTCAGAATTAGCCAGTTCCAGGAGCGCACGGTTTCCGATTTGGCCAAACAGTTAAGGGAGTTGGGTGGAGCCGGTGCGCCGAAAGGTATGGTGCTCGACTTGCGCAACGACCCAGGCGGCCTGCTTGATGCAGCAATTGGTGTGTCGTCGGCCTTTTTGCCGCCTGATGTCCTTGTTGTATCCACCAAAGGGCGTATTCCTTCAGCCAACCGCGAGTATTTCGCCAAGCCGGTTGATTATGTGCGTAGCTTCGGCGGCGGTATCAACAATGATTACGCGTTTCCTGAGTGGGCCAGAGCGGTGCCTCTGGTGGTATTGATCAATGTCGGCTCGGCTTCAGCGTCTGAAATTGTTGCGGGAGCTTTGCAGGATCATGACCGGGCCAAAGTACTGGGTAATCGTTCATTCGGGAAAGGTTCCGTTCAAAGTGTGTTGCCGCTGTCGGAGGACTCCGGCATCAAGCTAACCACAGCGCTGTATTACACGCCTAATGGCCGGTCTATTCAGGCAACCGGGGTAGAGCCGGACATTACTATCGATGACACCGCTCAGGGCAATCTGTTCCGTATTCCTCGTGAGGCCGATTTGGAACATCATTTATCCAATGGGTCATCGGCACCGGAAGTCGTCACGCCCACCGACGACGAGGAAGAGATCAATCCGGATATCAAAATGTTTGAAATTGGCGGCGAAGATGATTTCCAGCTTAAGCAGGCCGTTAATTTCCTTCAGGGCAGAAAAGTAAGTCAGAATGAGTTAGAGGCTAAACCCGCCACGGATGCGGAAAAAAAAAATGATGTAAGCCGGGTGGAGCCCGAACAAAGTACCCCTGCCCGTTTGAGTGACACCCCTTCCGGGACGGTGGAGCGCTATCGCGTTACGCCCGACGGCATGATCAAGGTGGAATAA
- a CDS encoding HesA/MoeB/ThiF family protein — MDDAQLLRYARHILLDELGIEGQERLLQSRVLIVGAGGLGSPAALYLAAAGVGHITLADDDDVEISNLQRQILHATTSVGQPKAESGLKALGRLNPEVEVEAYVGRLSGHLLDEAVAQADIVLDCCDNFDTRHDVNRSCVSHHRPLVSGAAIRFSGQVSVFDMRRPDAPCYQCLFPQADEAEEISCATTGVLGPLVGIIGSMQAAEAIKVIAQMGEPLVGRLLCLDALRMQWNEIRFRKDPACLVCGAGH; from the coding sequence ATGGATGATGCGCAACTCCTGCGATATGCGCGTCATATTCTTCTTGATGAGCTGGGTATCGAAGGGCAGGAAAGGTTGCTTCAATCGCGCGTTTTAATTGTGGGTGCCGGTGGGCTGGGTTCGCCGGCGGCGCTGTACCTGGCTGCCGCAGGGGTGGGGCATATTACGCTTGCCGACGACGACGACGTTGAGATCAGTAATTTGCAACGGCAGATTCTGCACGCTACGACGTCAGTGGGGCAACCCAAGGCCGAGTCAGGTTTAAAAGCGTTGGGGCGTTTGAATCCCGAGGTTGAAGTTGAGGCTTATGTTGGGCGCTTAAGCGGGCATTTGCTTGACGAGGCTGTTGCGCAAGCCGATATCGTGCTTGATTGCTGTGATAATTTTGATACGCGGCACGATGTTAATCGCAGCTGTGTTTCGCATCATCGTCCTTTGGTGTCCGGCGCAGCAATTCGTTTTTCGGGGCAGGTTAGTGTATTTGATATGCGACGTCCTGATGCCCCTTGCTACCAGTGTTTATTTCCACAGGCCGACGAGGCAGAGGAGATCAGTTGCGCTACAACCGGAGTGCTGGGGCCGTTGGTCGGGATTATCGGTAGTATGCAGGCGGCTGAAGCCATCAAGGTTATCGCGCAAATGGGGGAACCGCTGGTGGGGCGTCTTTTGTGTCTGGATGCGTTACGGATGCAGTGGAACGAAATTCGGTTTCGTAAAGACCCCGCTTGTTTGGTATGCGGCGCGGGTCACTAA
- a CDS encoding pyrimidine 5'-nucleotidase — translation MKSQGLRIPRHRPRRAYAHNAPVWLFDLDNTLHDSSKSIFKVIDGKMTEAVAKSLSVNDAEANRLRALYWKRYGATVIGLVRHHGIHAKTFLDLSHDFDPRPLVHSETGLIRKFQRLPGTKILLTNAPETYARTVLQTLGILPFFDMIWSIDHMHLQGKIRPKPSHALMQQIRARLGTTPSKVILVEDTLKNLKAARKTGMRTVHVYHPSTPFSASHRGRNQYVNLRVNSLGQLLTGRRPLRV, via the coding sequence ATGAAATCGCAGGGCTTGCGCATTCCACGGCACCGGCCCCGGCGTGCCTACGCACATAACGCGCCGGTATGGTTGTTCGATCTCGACAATACGCTGCACGACAGCTCGAAATCCATCTTTAAGGTGATCGACGGCAAGATGACTGAAGCGGTCGCGAAAAGTCTAAGCGTTAACGACGCTGAAGCGAACCGTTTGCGCGCCCTGTATTGGAAACGTTACGGCGCAACTGTTATCGGCCTGGTACGACACCATGGCATTCATGCCAAAACGTTCCTCGACTTAAGCCACGATTTCGACCCACGCCCATTAGTTCACTCAGAAACCGGTTTAATACGCAAATTCCAGCGTTTGCCCGGCACGAAAATATTGCTCACCAACGCGCCCGAAACCTACGCGCGAACCGTGCTCCAGACATTAGGGATTCTGCCCTTCTTCGATATGATCTGGTCTATCGACCACATGCACCTTCAAGGGAAAATCCGCCCCAAGCCTTCGCATGCGCTCATGCAACAAATACGGGCCCGTTTAGGCACCACCCCCTCAAAGGTTATTTTGGTTGAAGACACCTTGAAGAACCTGAAGGCGGCACGGAAAACCGGCATGCGTACCGTGCATGTGTATCATCCGTCAACACCCTTCTCCGCATCGCACCGGGGCCGCAACCAATACGTGAACTTACGTGTTAACAGCCTGGGGCAATTATTAACCGGTAGACGACCGTTACGGGTTTAA
- the argB gene encoding acetylglutamate kinase, whose translation MNMSSSDNSSHSATVKAAVLSEALPYIRRFHGKTVVIKYGGNAMTEEELQRSFAHDVVLLKLVGLNPVVVHGGGPQINEALKRVGKEGAFVQGMRVTDAETMEVVEWVLGGQVQQDIVMMINEAGGKAVGLTGKDGCLIQAHKKLIADKEKPGEWLDIGYVGDISRIEPAVVKALQDDQFIPVISSIGYGEDGRAYNINADLVAGKMAEVLGAEKLVMLTNTPGVLDKQGELLRTLSAQTIDELFEDGTISGGMLPKISSALNAARNGVNSVHVIDGRVPHCLLLEILTDRGVGTMISAF comes from the coding sequence ATGAACATGTCTTCCTCCGACAACTCGTCTCATTCAGCCACGGTAAAAGCAGCGGTACTTTCTGAAGCCTTACCCTACATCCGCCGATTTCACGGCAAAACCGTGGTCATTAAATATGGCGGTAACGCCATGACGGAAGAGGAGTTGCAACGCAGCTTCGCCCACGATGTCGTTTTGCTCAAACTGGTCGGGTTGAACCCGGTTGTGGTTCATGGGGGCGGCCCGCAAATTAATGAAGCCCTCAAACGTGTTGGTAAAGAAGGCGCGTTTGTTCAGGGTATGCGGGTCACCGACGCGGAAACGATGGAAGTCGTGGAGTGGGTGCTTGGCGGACAGGTGCAACAAGACATCGTCATGATGATCAACGAAGCCGGCGGCAAGGCTGTAGGCCTTACTGGAAAAGATGGTTGCCTGATTCAAGCGCATAAAAAACTCATAGCAGACAAAGAAAAGCCGGGCGAGTGGCTGGATATCGGCTACGTAGGGGATATCAGCCGTATTGAACCTGCAGTGGTCAAGGCCCTGCAAGACGATCAGTTCATCCCCGTCATCTCGTCGATCGGCTATGGGGAAGACGGCCGGGCTTATAACATCAATGCCGACTTGGTCGCCGGTAAAATGGCCGAAGTACTGGGTGCCGAAAAACTGGTCATGCTTACCAACACACCCGGCGTGCTCGACAAGCAAGGCGAGTTACTGCGCACCTTGTCGGCCCAGACCATCGATGAACTATTTGAGGACGGCACCATTTCCGGCGGCATGCTGCCGAAAATTTCGTCCGCCCTGAATGCGGCACGCAATGGTGTCAATTCAGTTCATGTTATCGATGGGCGTGTTCCTCACTGCCTGTTACTTGAAATACTCACCGACCGCGGCGTCGGAACCATGATCAGCGCTTTCTAG
- a CDS encoding TlpA disulfide reductase family protein translates to MKALKIGIVVAIALVGLLAWQLSSPSRSAPQVGFTSLKNEQFSTEDLRGKVVLVKFWATSCVTCIQQMPDTIETYQQYAPKGYEVVAVAMDYDPVDYVRTYAQTRNLPFTVVHDASGDIARAFGNVQLTPTAFLIDKQGNIVKRYLGNYNKAEFINTVEQALAG, encoded by the coding sequence ATGAAAGCACTGAAAATTGGTATTGTTGTCGCGATTGCCCTGGTAGGGCTGCTTGCATGGCAACTGTCGTCACCCTCCCGCAGCGCGCCGCAAGTGGGCTTTACCTCGTTAAAAAACGAGCAATTCAGCACCGAAGATTTGCGCGGCAAAGTCGTATTGGTTAAATTCTGGGCCACCAGTTGCGTCACCTGCATTCAGCAAATGCCCGACACCATCGAAACGTATCAGCAATACGCACCAAAAGGGTACGAGGTCGTTGCCGTCGCAATGGATTATGACCCGGTGGACTACGTCCGCACCTATGCCCAAACACGCAATCTTCCCTTTACGGTCGTTCACGATGCAAGCGGCGACATTGCGCGTGCGTTCGGCAATGTTCAGCTAACACCCACCGCCTTCCTGATCGACAAACAGGGCAATATCGTCAAACGCTATCTGGGCAATTACAATAAGGCCGAATTCATCAATACCGTCGAGCAAGCGCTGGCGGGCTAA
- a CDS encoding BON domain-containing protein — protein MTATFTSSRALLVAFLLSVATLMSACAPLVVGGAAATTALLATDRRTAGEQVEDQAIEMKFSIEVGRAFNDRPDVRLTSVSYAGKVLIYGDVPNEADKARAEAIARGIENVKEVINRVRIGSVTPLSVRTNDTWITTKVKASLIEAKEVPAATIVVTTERGVVYLMGKVTDTEGRMAAKVAANVQGVNEVVKLFTIVSRESLVQQQGNQAAPSGEQTTSSQPAASSPSSNPEVQTMPVQ, from the coding sequence ATGACTGCAACATTTACCTCCTCTCGCGCGCTCTTAGTGGCATTTTTACTGAGCGTAGCCACACTGATGTCAGCATGCGCACCACTGGTTGTGGGCGGAGCCGCCGCAACCACCGCTCTTTTGGCCACTGATCGCCGCACCGCAGGCGAACAGGTCGAAGACCAAGCCATTGAAATGAAGTTTTCAATCGAGGTTGGTCGGGCCTTCAACGACCGACCCGATGTCCGCCTGACCAGCGTGTCGTATGCAGGCAAGGTTCTCATATACGGCGATGTACCCAACGAGGCCGATAAAGCCCGCGCCGAGGCCATTGCCCGAGGTATCGAAAACGTCAAAGAAGTGATCAATCGCGTTCGCATCGGCAGCGTTACCCCATTAAGTGTTCGTACCAACGACACGTGGATTACCACCAAGGTGAAAGCAAGCCTTATCGAAGCCAAAGAAGTGCCGGCCGCCACCATTGTCGTAACAACTGAACGCGGTGTGGTCTATCTCATGGGTAAAGTCACTGACACAGAAGGACGTATGGCGGCAAAAGTGGCAGCCAACGTGCAAGGTGTCAATGAAGTCGTCAAACTGTTTACCATCGTGTCACGCGAAAGTCTGGTCCAACAGCAAGGCAATCAGGCGGCACCGTCCGGTGAACAAACAACCTCCTCTCAGCCTGCCGCTTCAAGCCCATCCAGCAACCCTGAAGTTCAAACGATGCCCGTCCAATGA
- a CDS encoding phosphoheptose isomerase produces MDMTSRMSSHFDDAIDTFKASSQALAEPLATAVDMAFAALVNNNKILACGNGGSAADAQHFVAELVGRFERDRLPLAGIALNTDSSIMTAVGNDYGFDHIFERQVMALGQPGDILVAISTSGNSPNVLRSIEAAHDRDMAVIALTGKGGGKIGEQLYETDIHLCVPHDRTMRIQEVHIILLHALCDGIDALLLGDSL; encoded by the coding sequence ATGGATATGACCTCCCGAATGTCGTCGCATTTCGACGACGCTATCGATACCTTCAAGGCGAGCTCCCAGGCGCTTGCGGAACCCCTTGCCACAGCGGTCGACATGGCGTTCGCCGCTTTGGTGAACAATAACAAAATACTGGCATGCGGTAACGGTGGCTCCGCCGCCGACGCCCAGCACTTTGTTGCCGAGCTGGTAGGCCGTTTTGAACGAGACCGCCTTCCTCTGGCCGGCATAGCCCTGAATACCGACTCATCCATCATGACTGCAGTCGGTAACGACTACGGCTTCGATCATATTTTTGAACGCCAAGTCATGGCGCTCGGCCAACCAGGCGACATTCTCGTTGCCATTTCCACCAGCGGGAACTCACCCAACGTTTTGCGGTCCATTGAGGCAGCACACGACCGCGACATGGCCGTTATCGCCCTAACTGGAAAAGGGGGCGGAAAAATCGGTGAACAGCTTTACGAAACCGATATCCATTTATGCGTACCTCACGACCGCACCATGCGCATTCAGGAAGTACATATCATCCTGCTGCATGCCCTATGTGACGGAATCGACGCCCTCTTACTCGGAGACTCGCTCTAA